The Tepidibacter aestuarii genome contains a region encoding:
- a CDS encoding anti-sigma factor domain-containing protein: MIYKGCIMKIEDDFAIVLSNDMQYIKVVKKDGMNIGNQIIFVKDDIYKENKINYKRISALAAVVFVLFISINVFNIKNNKNIAAAAVVSLDINPSIEFELNKNGIVIKVNSINEEANEIIDEDVVGKKIEDALYITINNAKEKKYISVQKNSILISEAILDPSIENKLSVEKDLQIKLNNDESDNYVNIVYLKSNKKNMKNAHKNDMSIGKYEAFKEIEKQNTDISMYEVKNMKVYQIFDGSGKIYDDVIEADKQDNSIKDEIDNIATEAENDDITTENEDKIDETSSFENQTEEVDYSKDLKDNQGRNTYKKDKYKDEDEDEDDDDDDDDSKFKDKIKHSKNKKHKKNKDKDHDKFEDMLEKYKNLHSTKDDD; this comes from the coding sequence ATGATATATAAAGGTTGTATTATGAAAATTGAAGATGATTTCGCTATTGTATTAAGCAATGATATGCAGTATATAAAGGTTGTAAAAAAAGATGGAATGAATATAGGAAATCAAATTATTTTTGTAAAAGATGATATTTATAAGGAAAATAAAATAAATTATAAAAGGATATCTGCTTTGGCAGCTGTAGTATTCGTTTTATTTATATCAATAAATGTATTTAATATAAAAAACAATAAGAATATTGCTGCAGCAGCTGTTGTGAGCTTAGATATAAATCCTAGTATAGAATTTGAATTAAATAAAAATGGAATAGTAATAAAAGTAAACAGTATAAATGAAGAAGCTAATGAGATAATAGATGAAGATGTTGTTGGCAAAAAAATTGAAGATGCATTATATATAACTATAAATAATGCTAAGGAAAAAAAATATATATCTGTACAAAAAAATTCTATCTTAATATCAGAGGCGATATTGGATCCTAGTATAGAAAATAAATTAAGTGTAGAAAAGGACCTTCAAATAAAATTAAACAATGATGAAAGTGATAATTATGTAAACATTGTGTATTTAAAATCCAACAAAAAAAATATGAAAAATGCTCACAAAAATGATATGTCGATTGGTAAATATGAAGCGTTTAAAGAAATAGAAAAACAAAATACAGATATAAGTATGTATGAAGTTAAAAATATGAAGGTTTATCAAATTTTTGATGGAAGTGGAAAAATATATGATGATGTTATTGAAGCTGACAAACAAGATAATTCTATTAAAGATGAAATTGATAATATTGCTACTGAAGCTGAAAATGATGATATTACTACAGAAAATGAAGATAAAATAGATGAAACTTCTAGTTTTGAAAATCAGACAGAAGAAGTAGATTATTCTAAAGATTTAAAAGATAATCAAGGTAGAAATACATATAAAAAAGATAAATATAAAGACGAAGATGAAGATGAAGACGATGATGACGATGATGACGATAGTAAATTCAAAGACAAAATAAAACACAGTAAAAATAAAAAGCATAAAAAAAATAAAGATAAAGACCATGATAAGTTTGAAGATATGTTAGAAAAATATAAAAACCTTCATAGCACTAAAGATGATGATTAA
- a CDS encoding pro-sigmaK processing inhibitor BofA family protein, whose protein sequence is MIDVLLQVKLILLYGIIILSIYTIALLMIGPLKLIGKISAKLMVGGLCIFILNYAFSIFNINLNIGINLLTSFCTAYLGVFGVLAISLIQYLL, encoded by the coding sequence ATGATAGATGTTTTATTACAGGTGAAGCTCATATTATTATATGGAATCATAATACTTAGCATTTATACCATAGCTTTATTGATGATCGGTCCACTGAAGTTGATAGGTAAAATTAGTGCTAAACTAATGGTTGGAGGTCTATGTATATTTATTTTAAATTATGCTTTTAGTATTTTTAATATAAACTTAAACATAGGTATAAACTTGCTAACATCTTTTTGCACAGCTTATTTAGGTGTATTTGGAGTTTTAGCTATATCTTTAATACAATATTTGTTGTAA
- a CDS encoding DUF2508 family protein: MSINFFKKQVDENEEFMKDLREAYIDLKSAESFFDNVRDPDLVDYAIFRLEAAKSRYSYFLRKAKENGIIYKGVCNV, from the coding sequence ATGAGTATTAATTTTTTTAAAAAACAAGTAGATGAAAATGAAGAATTTATGAAAGATTTACGAGAAGCATATATAGATTTAAAATCAGCTGAATCTTTTTTTGATAATGTAAGAGATCCAGATCTAGTAGATTATGCAATATTTAGATTAGAAGCTGCTAAATCTAGGTATTCATATTTTTTAAGAAAAGCAAAAGAAAATGGGATAATTTATAAAGGGGTATGTAATGTATAA
- the sigI gene encoding RNA polymerase sigma-I factor has translation MADLLKIFKKNSLVKRLDRIKMGDKQEREKIIEEYIPFIMKTVSTVTNKYIESENSEEYSVGLEAFNEAINKYDSKSGNFISFAKIVISSRTKDYLRKTKKESKVISINQFPKEEQENIYNNLNTEDFVDKVILKEEIKTFEKKLNGFDITFNDLLNEAPKHKDTRINAISIARYIFENDSIKTELMTKKRIPNSKIINELNVTQKILKRSRKFIIAAVLILEGDSDLLKSYITLDKEGVKI, from the coding sequence TTGGCTGACTTACTGAAAATTTTCAAAAAAAATTCCTTGGTCAAGAGATTAGATAGAATAAAAATGGGGGATAAGCAGGAAAGAGAAAAAATAATAGAAGAATATATTCCATTTATTATGAAAACAGTATCTACTGTAACTAATAAATATATAGAGTCTGAAAATAGTGAAGAATATAGCGTAGGGTTAGAAGCTTTTAATGAAGCTATAAATAAGTATGACTCTAAATCTGGAAATTTTATATCTTTTGCTAAAATAGTTATATCTAGTAGAACAAAAGATTATCTAAGAAAAACAAAAAAAGAATCCAAGGTAATATCTATAAATCAATTTCCAAAAGAAGAACAAGAAAATATATATAATAATCTAAACACAGAAGACTTTGTAGATAAGGTAATATTAAAAGAAGAAATCAAAACTTTTGAAAAAAAATTGAATGGTTTTGATATAACGTTTAATGACTTGTTAAATGAGGCGCCTAAACATAAGGATACAAGAATAAATGCTATTAGTATAGCAAGATATATATTCGAAAATGATTCTATAAAAACGGAATTAATGACAAAAAAGCGAATACCAAATTCTAAAATAATAAATGAATTGAATGTAACACAAAAGATATTAAAGAGAAGTAGAAAATTTATTATTGCAGCAGTACTAATATTAGAGGGTGATTCTGATTTGTTAAAAAGTTATATTACACTTGATAAAGAAGGTGTTAAAATATGA
- a CDS encoding Na+/H+ antiporter NhaC family protein: MKNILVPLILISLSVIMKKPVYIGISISALFIYINGILNKYNYKDLNKSIISSVLSAKRIILILSLVGMLTSSWMVCGTIPYMIHLGLTILKKYNFILISFLIMSAISYILGTAVGSISTIGVVIITIGKAIGLNTSILAGAIVSGAFLGDRSSPISGALNLNIEMTHSNPYKLINKMNTTLLPAFITSCILYFILGKYNSANNYSNLDNILVNLSKSFNINILCLIPVIILFILIIIKIDITKSILASLCSSFLIGFLIQRTSMHSLIKISLIGFNENNSTSNIINGGGFISMVPVVFTIISATTFTGLLDATDSLSILINKLISSIKTKYDLLKKCSLLSIVLNTLTCNQTVGIIVPCKFMKNAFIDYNLENEDLSQCLSDSGTITVPLIPWNINSIIASTLLGVPSINFIPYSFLCYLIPIVFILKSRKNNNIDVLA; this comes from the coding sequence ATGAAAAATATATTAGTACCACTTATATTAATATCACTATCAGTAATAATGAAAAAGCCAGTATATATAGGAATATCAATTTCTGCCTTATTTATATATATAAATGGCATACTAAATAAATATAACTACAAAGATTTAAATAAAAGTATAATATCGAGTGTATTATCTGCAAAACGCATAATACTAATTCTTTCATTAGTAGGTATGCTTACATCATCATGGATGGTATGTGGAACTATACCATATATGATTCATTTAGGGCTTACTATATTAAAAAAATATAACTTTATACTTATCTCTTTTCTAATAATGTCTGCTATATCATATATACTGGGAACTGCAGTAGGCAGTATATCAACTATAGGGGTTGTAATTATAACAATAGGAAAAGCCATAGGCTTAAATACCTCTATTCTCGCAGGAGCAATAGTATCAGGTGCCTTCTTAGGAGATAGATCTTCTCCTATATCCGGCGCTTTAAATTTGAATATAGAGATGACACATTCTAATCCATACAAACTTATAAATAAAATGAATACAACATTACTTCCAGCTTTTATAACCAGCTGTATTCTGTATTTTATTTTAGGTAAGTACAATAGCGCAAATAATTACAGTAATTTAGACAATATATTAGTGAATTTATCTAAGAGTTTTAATATAAACATACTTTGCTTAATACCTGTAATAATACTTTTTATATTAATAATAATAAAAATAGATATAACTAAGTCCATACTAGCATCATTATGTTCTAGCTTTTTAATCGGATTTTTGATTCAACGCACTAGTATGCATAGCTTAATAAAAATCTCATTAATTGGATTTAATGAGAATAATTCCACATCTAATATAATAAATGGGGGGGGATTCATATCAATGGTTCCCGTCGTATTCACAATAATAAGTGCAACTACGTTTACAGGTCTATTAGATGCAACAGATAGCTTAAGTATTTTGATAAACAAATTAATCTCGTCGATAAAAACCAAATATGACTTACTAAAAAAATGCTCTTTACTTAGTATAGTTTTAAATACATTAACATGTAATCAAACCGTTGGGATAATTGTCCCGTGTAAATTTATGAAAAATGCATTTATTGACTATAATTTAGAAAACGAAGATTTATCTCAATGTTTAAGTGATAGCGGCACAATAACAGTTCCTTTGATTCCCTGGAATATAAATTCTATTATAGCTTCTACACTTTTGGGAGTACCTTCTATTAATTTTATTCCATACTCATTTTTGTGTTATCTGATACCTATTGTATTTATATTAAAATCCAGAAAAAATAATAACATAGACGTATTAGCTTAA
- a CDS encoding metal-dependent hydrolase, translated as MLVKYLGHSAFLIQTSEYNILIDPFIKDNPNCPINLKELPHIHYILVTHGHNDHMGDTILISKKYNSTVICNFEISLYLSKYNIKCMSMHIGGCINPTFGKVKMIPALHGSSIYEGTHLIYAGNPCGFLLEIENTKLYHAGDTGLSIEMTLLEYEYIDFAMLPIGGVFTMDIDDCIRSIDFIKPKNVIPMHFNTFDAINADPNLLKDKVKSCNITILDPGEDIKI; from the coding sequence ATGTTAGTAAAATATTTAGGTCACTCTGCTTTTTTGATTCAAACTTCAGAGTACAACATTTTAATAGACCCATTTATAAAGGATAATCCCAATTGCCCAATCAACCTAAAGGAATTGCCTCATATACACTACATATTAGTAACCCATGGACATAATGACCATATGGGAGATACTATTTTGATATCTAAAAAATACAATAGTACTGTAATATGTAACTTTGAAATATCTTTATATTTATCTAAATACAATATAAAATGTATGTCTATGCATATAGGAGGATGTATTAATCCCACCTTTGGAAAGGTCAAGATGATACCTGCTTTACATGGTTCTAGTATTTATGAAGGGACTCACTTAATATATGCTGGCAATCCATGTGGCTTCTTATTAGAAATCGAAAATACCAAATTATATCATGCAGGAGATACAGGTCTTTCTATAGAAATGACTCTTTTAGAATATGAATATATCGATTTTGCTATGCTTCCTATAGGTGGAGTATTCACAATGGATATTGACGATTGTATAAGGTCAATAGACTTTATAAAACCCAAAAATGTTATCCCTATGCACTTCAATACATTCGATGCTATAAATGCCGATCCTAATTTATTAAAAGATAAAGTTAAATCTTGTAATATAACCATTTTAGATCCTGGAGAAGATATAAAAATATAA
- a CDS encoding glutaredoxin family protein — protein sequence MNKKIEIYSSNTCGYCSSAKDYFKKNNLEYIEYNISEDADSRKRLMKMGYMSVPVILIEGEEVLGFDKDKVEKMIKS from the coding sequence ATGAATAAAAAAATAGAGATATATAGTAGCAACACATGTGGATATTGTAGTTCAGCAAAAGATTATTTTAAAAAAAATAATCTAGAATATATAGAATATAATATATCTGAAGATGCTGATTCTAGAAAGAGATTGATGAAAATGGGATATATGTCAGTTCCGGTTATATTGATAGAAGGTGAAGAAGTATTAGGATTTGATAAAGATAAAGTGGAAAAAATGATAAAATCTTAA
- the yiaY gene encoding L-threonine dehydrogenase, translated as MNSTYKFNMPSVNLMGPGCLNEVGDEVLSLGLKKALIVTDKMLVKIGLIHKLVDVLDKSNMDYVIFDKTQPNPTVKNVEDGLALLKENKCDFIISFGGGSPHDCAKGIGIVASNGGCIKDYEGVNKSKKSMLPLVAINTTAGTASEMTKFCIITDEDRHIKMAIVDNHTTPTISVNDPLLMVEKPASLTAATGMDALTHAIEAFVSTQATPVTDACALMAIELICTNLKEAVDNGFNVEARGKMAYAQFLAGMAFNNASLGYVHAMAHQLGGLYDLPHGVCNAILLPHVQEYNSKVVPDRFVDIAKAMGEDIHNISNEKAAIKVIDSIKKLSKKIGIPSGLKELDAKEEDLTILSENALKDACGFTNPKQASLEEIIEVYKNAM; from the coding sequence ATGAACAGCACTTATAAATTTAATATGCCCTCTGTTAATTTGATGGGACCTGGATGTTTAAACGAAGTTGGAGATGAAGTTTTATCTCTAGGATTAAAAAAAGCTTTAATAGTAACAGATAAAATGCTAGTTAAAATAGGTTTGATACATAAATTAGTAGATGTATTGGATAAAAGTAATATGGATTATGTTATATTTGATAAAACTCAACCTAATCCTACTGTAAAAAATGTTGAAGATGGTTTAGCTCTTTTAAAAGAAAATAAATGTGACTTTATTATTTCGTTTGGCGGAGGTTCTCCTCACGATTGTGCTAAAGGTATTGGAATTGTTGCAAGTAACGGTGGATGTATAAAAGATTATGAAGGAGTAAATAAATCTAAAAAATCTATGCTTCCACTAGTTGCTATTAACACAACTGCAGGAACTGCAAGTGAAATGACTAAGTTTTGTATAATAACAGATGAGGATAGACATATAAAAATGGCTATAGTTGATAATCATACAACTCCAACTATATCTGTAAACGACCCACTACTAATGGTAGAAAAACCAGCATCGTTAACAGCAGCTACAGGAATGGATGCTCTTACTCATGCAATAGAAGCTTTTGTGTCAACACAAGCTACTCCTGTGACAGATGCTTGTGCATTAATGGCAATAGAATTAATATGCACAAACCTAAAAGAAGCTGTAGATAATGGCTTTAATGTAGAAGCTAGAGGCAAAATGGCCTATGCTCAATTTTTAGCTGGAATGGCATTTAATAATGCAAGTCTTGGATATGTTCATGCTATGGCACACCAGTTAGGTGGTTTGTACGATCTACCTCATGGTGTTTGTAATGCTATATTACTACCTCATGTTCAGGAATATAATTCTAAAGTAGTTCCTGATAGATTTGTTGACATTGCTAAAGCTATGGGAGAAGATATTCATAATATTTCAAATGAAAAAGCAGCTATTAAAGTTATTGATTCTATTAAAAAACTATCTAAAAAAATCGGGATTCCTTCTGGATTAAAAGAACTAGATGCAAAAGAAGAAGATTTAACTATTCTTTCTGAAAATGCTTTAAAAGATGCTTGCGGATTTACTAACCCTAAACAAGCTTCTCTAGAAGAAATAATTGAAGTATATAAAAACGCTATGTAA
- a CDS encoding AraC family transcriptional regulator — protein MINKFDRNIELIDGTETDYMRFLYYDFEKPYSGCYKSYENNRICTILNGQKKLRVDESDNFYYGKDEFIILPPNSKVEMEMKTPTKALVLEIEQDIIKNVVDKVNCDIKSNINPKYKNIFLGKKNKTINEIFGKIIKTNFSSEKNKYFLMDLYIQEMLYNILKIQGSEDILTKEHTHPISIATKYIRENYDKNIKIKDIASYLNMSESNFSIQFKNIIGVTPNLYLKEIKLKKSIDLLKEKNVTEVAYDLGYENISYFISQFKNKYGHTPKQYQKIKQKRTL, from the coding sequence ATGATTAATAAGTTTGATAGAAATATTGAGTTAATAGATGGTACTGAAACCGATTACATGAGATTTTTATATTATGATTTCGAAAAACCATATAGTGGATGTTATAAATCTTATGAAAATAATAGAATATGCACTATACTTAACGGCCAAAAAAAACTAAGAGTAGATGAAAGTGATAATTTTTATTATGGAAAAGATGAGTTTATAATATTACCACCAAACTCAAAAGTAGAAATGGAAATGAAGACTCCTACAAAAGCTTTAGTATTAGAGATAGAGCAAGACATAATAAAGAATGTAGTAGATAAAGTTAATTGCGATATCAAAAGCAATATAAATCCTAAATATAAAAATATATTCTTAGGTAAAAAAAATAAAACTATAAATGAAATATTCGGGAAGATTATAAAAACTAATTTCTCGTCAGAAAAAAATAAATATTTTTTGATGGATCTTTATATTCAAGAGATGCTATATAATATTCTAAAAATACAGGGTTCAGAAGATATATTAACAAAAGAACATACTCACCCCATATCAATAGCTACAAAATATATACGTGAGAACTATGATAAAAATATAAAAATAAAAGATATAGCTAGCTATTTAAATATGTCTGAATCGAATTTTTCAATACAGTTTAAAAATATAATAGGAGTGACTCCTAACCTATATTTAAAAGAAATAAAACTTAAAAAATCAATAGATCTTTTGAAAGAAAAGAACGTAACTGAAGTAGCTTATGATTTAGGTTACGAGAATATATCATATTTTATAAGTCAATTTAAGAATAAATATGGACACACACCTAAACAATATCAAAAGATAAAACAAAAAAGAACTCTGTAG
- the nhaC gene encoding Na+/H+ antiporter NhaC, which produces MMAKQKRKANLLEALIPILCLILFIGVAVFKYEASPHIPLICGAVVAALMATTRLGFKWNELEEGVMKTINMAMQAILILMIVGTIIGTWILSGVVPTMIYYGLKILSPGIFLVATCVICAIVALATGSSWTTAGTVGIALLGVGQGLGIPPHIVAGAIISGAYFGDKMSPLSDTTNLAPAMAGANLFDHVRHMLFTTGPSLVIALILYGFIGAKYAGKNIDPTIINQMLSALSSSFNINPLLFLPPIIVITIVILKVPAIPGLITGSLLGGIFASIFQKSSLGEIITAANYGFVSETGIEAVDSLLTRGGLQSMMWTVSLILCALALGGILEKTGMLEVIAEGILKLARGTGGLVVATIFSCIFVNLVTGEQYLSIVIPGRMYKDAYTKKGLHPKNLSRALEDSGTLTSPLIPWNTCGAYMFATLGVHPFAYLPYAFLNLINPLVSMFYGFTGITMHKLPEEEYITE; this is translated from the coding sequence ATAATGGCAAAACAAAAACGTAAGGCAAACTTACTAGAAGCTCTCATTCCTATTTTATGTTTAATCTTATTTATAGGAGTTGCAGTTTTTAAGTATGAGGCATCACCTCATATTCCTTTAATTTGCGGAGCTGTCGTAGCTGCTCTTATGGCTACTACTAGGCTTGGTTTTAAATGGAATGAGCTTGAGGAAGGCGTTATGAAAACCATCAATATGGCAATGCAGGCTATTTTGATTCTTATGATAGTAGGTACAATTATAGGTACTTGGATATTAAGTGGTGTAGTTCCTACTATGATATATTACGGCCTTAAGATATTATCGCCTGGTATATTCTTAGTTGCAACTTGTGTAATATGTGCAATAGTTGCTCTTGCTACAGGATCTTCTTGGACTACAGCTGGTACTGTTGGTATAGCACTTTTAGGTGTTGGTCAAGGACTTGGTATTCCTCCCCATATAGTTGCCGGTGCAATCATATCTGGTGCTTACTTTGGAGATAAAATGTCCCCATTATCAGATACTACAAATCTAGCACCAGCCATGGCAGGTGCTAATCTATTCGACCATGTACGTCACATGCTATTCACAACTGGACCATCTTTAGTAATCGCTCTTATCCTTTACGGTTTCATAGGTGCTAAATATGCAGGTAAAAATATTGACCCTACTATAATAAACCAAATGCTTAGTGCTCTTTCATCTAGTTTTAACATAAATCCATTACTCTTCCTTCCACCTATAATAGTAATCACAATAGTTATTTTAAAAGTTCCAGCAATTCCAGGTCTTATAACAGGTTCTTTACTTGGAGGAATATTTGCTTCTATATTCCAAAAATCATCACTTGGAGAAATAATTACTGCTGCTAATTACGGGTTCGTATCAGAAACAGGAATCGAAGCTGTAGATTCATTATTAACTCGTGGTGGTCTTCAATCTATGATGTGGACAGTTTCTTTAATATTATGTGCTTTGGCACTTGGAGGAATACTTGAAAAAACAGGTATGCTTGAGGTTATAGCAGAAGGCATATTAAAGTTAGCAAGAGGTACTGGCGGACTTGTCGTTGCTACTATATTCTCTTGTATATTCGTAAACTTAGTTACAGGAGAGCAATACTTATCTATAGTTATTCCAGGAAGAATGTATAAAGATGCTTATACTAAAAAAGGTCTTCACCCTAAAAACTTATCAAGAGCACTTGAAGATTCAGGAACACTTACATCTCCTCTTATTCCGTGGAATACATGTGGAGCATACATGTTTGCAACATTAGGTGTTCATCCATTTGCTTATTTACCTTATGCATTTTTAAATCTAATAAATCCTCTAGTATCTATGTTCTATGGATTTACAGGAATTACAATGCACAAGCTTCCTGAAGAAGAATATATTACAGAATAA
- a CDS encoding 50S ribosomal protein L25 — protein MELLSRNSFSNCKAKAIRKKGFVPGVLYGKNTDSIGVAMDKKEFKQIYSQNKENKVFDIEFNNEVHKVYIHEVQRDIMNDKEFIHFDLHKVTNEDFIHTHIPIVLENKSKIESQGYVVQQQLLDVEVKYGAYDTPTHVRGDLSYLQEGGSLTVADLNIPQGVSILDDMNSIVASVNYPKTYQTFDEETDIDRDLTKEMSQTHNMK, from the coding sequence ATGGAGTTATTATCTAGGAATTCGTTTAGCAACTGTAAAGCTAAAGCAATAAGAAAAAAAGGTTTTGTACCTGGGGTTTTATATGGTAAAAACACAGACTCTATTGGAGTTGCTATGGATAAGAAAGAATTTAAACAAATCTACAGTCAAAATAAAGAAAACAAAGTATTTGATATAGAGTTTAACAATGAAGTTCATAAAGTTTATATACATGAAGTTCAAAGAGACATTATGAATGATAAAGAGTTTATACACTTTGATTTACATAAAGTAACGAACGAAGATTTTATTCATACTCATATACCTATTGTATTGGAGAATAAATCTAAAATAGAAAGTCAAGGATATGTTGTACAGCAGCAACTTCTAGATGTTGAAGTCAAATATGGGGCTTATGATACACCTACACATGTTAGAGGAGATCTATCTTATCTTCAAGAGGGAGGGTCTCTTACAGTTGCAGATTTAAATATACCTCAAGGAGTATCTATTTTAGACGATATGAATTCAATTGTTGCTTCTGTCAATTATCCTAAAACTTATCAAACTTTTGATGAAGAAACTGATATAGATAGAGATTTGACGAAGGAAATGTCACAGACACATAATATGAAATAA
- a CDS encoding copper amine oxidase N-terminal domain-containing protein, producing the protein MKLLQKKIIPALLVSAIVFTGPAAMSANAQEKGHQNYKNNQKYEQMRNIKHEKTNIEKMKFDKEKIEKEIIKAKEDKNDKLSNELLKKIEELQNSIDKLTKDIKDLKRQMKKMAKEKYTQEELEKIEKSSNEIKENNENTYVLPVESIISEDLNMKFDTPPVIKYGRTLVPVRAISEGLGADVKWNAEEKKVIITKDDSEIILSLEDGKAYVNGEEKEIDVPAEIMCNRTIVPLRFIAENLGLDVDYDKETETIELEESTEDQAQDDQAQDDQAQDDQAQDDQAQDDQAQDDQAQDDQAQDDQAQDDQAQDDQAQDDQAQE; encoded by the coding sequence ATGAAACTATTACAAAAGAAAATTATACCTGCATTGCTTGTTTCTGCGATTGTATTTACAGGACCAGCTGCTATGAGTGCAAATGCACAAGAGAAAGGACATCAAAACTATAAAAATAACCAAAAATACGAGCAAATGAGAAACATAAAGCATGAAAAAACTAATATAGAAAAAATGAAGTTTGATAAAGAAAAAATAGAAAAAGAAATTATAAAAGCAAAGGAAGACAAAAACGATAAGTTATCTAATGAGCTATTAAAGAAAATAGAAGAATTACAAAATAGTATAGATAAGTTAACTAAAGATATTAAAGATTTAAAAAGACAGATGAAGAAAATGGCTAAAGAAAAATATACACAAGAAGAATTAGAAAAAATAGAAAAATCATCTAACGAAATAAAAGAAAATAATGAGAATACATATGTACTGCCAGTTGAAAGTATTATAAGTGAAGATTTAAATATGAAATTTGATACACCTCCTGTTATAAAGTATGGAAGAACTTTAGTTCCAGTAAGAGCTATATCTGAAGGACTTGGAGCTGATGTTAAGTGGAATGCTGAGGAGAAGAAGGTTATAATAACTAAAGATGATTCTGAAATTATATTAAGCTTAGAAGATGGAAAGGCTTATGTTAATGGAGAAGAAAAAGAAATAGATGTTCCAGCTGAAATAATGTGTAATAGAACTATAGTTCCACTAAGATTTATTGCTGAAAACTTAGGATTAGATGTTGATTATGATAAAGAAACGGAGACTATTGAATTAGAAGAATCAACTGAAGATCAAGCTCAAGATGATCAAGCTCAAGACGATCAAGCTCAAGATGATCAAGCTCAAGATGATCAAGCTCAAGACGATCAAGCTCAAGACGATCAAGCTCAAGACGATCAAGCTCAAGACGATCAAGCTCAAGACGATCAAGCTCAAGACGATCAAGCTCAAGACGATCAAGCTCAAGAATAA